The genomic region CCGGCCGGCGGGCGAGGCGGGGTCGCAGCCCCTTCTTTGCCCGGGAAAGGGAGGCGACTTCGATGGGTCATGGAGGATCGCGAGCCCTGGGTAGTACAGGAGCTGCGGCGAGCCGGAGGCAGACCGGGTTCCTCGCACCCTGAGGTTGCCAGGGGTGTATCTTGGGCGAAATAAAAAAGCGGATACGTCGACACTGGAGACGCGAGGAGTGAGAACTGCAAGACTTAGCTTTTGCGTGGGGtggttttttctttcagtctcGTGTGCCCTGCTCAGGTCTCATTGGTATATAGCGGTTCCTTTACGCACTATCCCTTTACATTGTGTTATAATAATATAACACTAGTAAGttaaaagttacaaaattatttagtaagttagaataaaaatgataactGTAAAAATGATTGTCTTTACCTTACAGCGTTTCTAGCTGCGTAGGATTAATTATCTTGAGAATCACTTTTTATACCTCCGTTACTTGGCAGTGTTATCACTCCAAACACttctgagaaaaataatgttttaagtcCTGGCGTGTTTCCAGGATGTATTCTTGTCTTTAACTGTAGAGTACTTCGCTACGTGCAAGGAGTTAATTGCCAAGGCATTGTGCCTGGTGCTAGGAAACAGTGTAAGTACTATTTAGGGATACAGACGAATAAATACGAAAGTTCGTTTTGATATTTACTATATAATAGTAATTAGCACTTTACGTATTGAAGGAGCCCCGAAGAGAGAAAAAGTGAGAAGGAAGTCTTCCCtaagatgactttttaaaaagttactactAGTGGATAACtgaaaagatgacatacaaattgCACTAAACAGGGATAAATAGCAACTATGCAGACCATTGCGACTCCTAAGAGGTGCTATTGTGAACATTATCTATttagtgatttttctcttttagagacagggtttggctctaTCATCCAGGCCGCATACAGTGGcgggatcactgcagcctctgattCCTGCGCAcagacgatcctcctgcctcagcctcccaggtggctagCAGTGCAGGATcgagccaccatacttggctaatttaattttttttaagaggtgggggTCACGTtaagttgcccaggcttgtcttgaattcctggcctcaaaggactcccctgcctcccaaagtggtggtattacaggcgtcagccacttcacccagcctgATATTTTTATATGGGAAGATGAGCTCATGATTACCAAATAGCTCAAAGAATATTAACAGGCTGGTTCTAAGGAAAAAACTCGTTGCAATCTGTCAAcgttgtatatttttttcttcttaagtagTTTTTCAATCTTTAACTCCCCACCAATTGTCTTAACTACTGAAAGACTTTTACTTATATGTGAAATTCTGAGAccatttaatattattatgttaATAGTAACTATGACTATTGGTAAGAAGTCTATTTTGCAAACTCCTCAACCGGGAAATGTCAGGATTAGGAATTGAGGGCTAGATTTTAGTCGTTTTCTCTATTGAACAGCTTGATGATCCAAAAGCCTTTAAGATATTTGTATGCTTTTATCCTAATTATAGGAAAGAACCTGCAGTTAATAAATTCTTTCTAAAATTCCAGGTAAAGTAAACAAGTATCACAGGAAGAAATAGCTAGCTCCAAGAGCTGACTGCACTTTAAGTGGATACAATGTTTTTGTTCCATTCTTACTAGTgaggaagaggagacacagaaggaaaaattaacGCGTAAGAACAGTGTCTTCCTGACTTGTGTTGGAGTGATTGTGCCTATATAGAGAATTCCAGTTGAAGGtctgcaaaatatttatttgtcagGCACTACTatatcctccccacccccccccaaaaaaaacaacaaatcgtcatatactttattttaacgTAGATaattccagtttttctttctgattccaCTTACATTCTTGTGGCATCCTGAGTCGGCTTAAGTATGGGGTGAAGCATCATGGCATATGTTGGGACTTTATTCTGAACTTAAATTGAGACATTTAATATAGaagctttttctctttatttctgtatttaaactAAGATTTTTATAAACTCTTGAGGCCTTTGAGTTTGTATCCGTTTCTCTGCTTTCATCAATCTGCAGTTCAAGATTATGGCTGATGGGGCTGAATACCGAGACTTCTAGGTCCAGACGTATTCCTAGGCCTGATCCTACTGTTAGGGTTACTCAAGTTGAAAGCATCTCAGTTTCTCACAGGCTTAGCTGTTGAAGAACAGTACATTTGTCTATTTGCTGTAATTGCTAGCATTGTTTATAGCTTAGTTTTATTTGATATAAGGATTTATTAGTttaacaaccttttttttttttttttttttgagatggagtctcgctctgtcgcccaggctggagtgcagtggccccggatctcagctcactgcaagctccgcctccccgggttcacgccattctcctccctcagcctccggagtagctgggactacaggcgcccaccacctctcctggctagttttttgtatttttttagtagagacggggtttcaccgtgttagccaggatgatctcgatctcctgacctcgtgatccgcccgtctcggcctcccaaagtctgggattacaggcttgagccaccgcgcccggcctaacaacCTTTTAAATTGCACAAAGAGAAGTACTAAAAGTCTGAAGTAGTTGTCATTGAGGATCCAGGAGACTGTTCTTTTCAAGAACTGTGTTTtaagatgtttttgttttccccattttAGAGACAGAAGTATTCTCCCACTCTATTTTCTCCCGTTTAACAATTTAGTATCTTGTATGTGCTTTCATGGCTTTACTTGATGGTAATTAAGATCAAAGAGAGTGTCTTTGTATTCTCGGTAGCACAGTACATGGCACATGGCTTTTCTAAATACtgtaaaggaaatgaacagaatgCATTTCTACCCTCAATATAGGATTTAGAGTGTAGCAACCAATTTTTTTGTACATGTGTATAAATAACCATAGCACAAAGCAGATTAGAAGGTTATCAAATTAAGAGAATTGTGAATGAAGTTTTGTGTGATACTATGTGAGAAAGGTCTCTACACTGGTCCTACTTGATTGTGTAACATAAAAGCCTGTAGTGGCAAAGTCCAAGTGGCAGTTCTTGGCCAGAAAGTAGCTTGTTCTGAGGCTTGGAAGCATTAATTGAAATTTCGTACCTCCCAGATGGTGTTTTCTTCCATTAGTTAACTAGAATTTAGGATGTGAGAAACTAAATCTAGCTTATGAgtaaatcctctttttttttttttttttaagtttttatttttttgcaacaaTTTCTAGCTCAGAGAAAAATTGCAGGTATGGTACAAAGAAATTTTTTCTGAACTAGTTGAAAGTAAGCTGCCAACATTATGCCCCAACACCATTGAGTGTGTATTTCCTACAAACAAAGTCTTTACAATACAGATATTAAACTTAGGAAACTAATACTGATGCATGCATGCTATCTAATCCTCAGATTTATGTGTTGCATTTAGTTGCCATGTCACCTAGTCTCCATTCTGAtacagttcctcagtctttccttgagTTTCATGATCTTGACAGTTTGAATATTATAGTCAAGTTATTTTGTAGACTTTCTCTAAATTTGGGTTTGTCTGGCCTTCCCTGAGTATTGGATTTAGCTTAATACATTTCTTGGCAGGAATATCACTTCCCCAAGTTGGTGTACCGTAAGTTATACTGTGTCTGGATGTCACCCTGAATACATTCCTGACACTGAATTTTGAAACTTAGGAAGAACATAGTGTAAGAAACCCCTTGTGTCTTCGTTAAAATTTAACTACAAAGGACTGGTGATTACCGTGCTCTTTTGCAAAGTAGTATCTCCATAGAAAAGAATTTTGTGGTGTCTGTATGCCTGTTCCTTATCATTAAATCATTTTACTTTGCTGAACTGCAGATTAGGATGTTTTGGATCATATAATCTTTATTGTTGACATGGGAGCTATTCCATATTAAGGGTACTgagtaacatttttttctatcatattAAGCCTGATGGAAAAAGTAGGCACATTTTGTTTGAATGGTGCTTATAAGAAATtccaaattctgtttctttttgttacatttgctacTTTGCATTTATACTTTTGCTTCATATTGGGATCCTCAGATGATACtaaaagagtgaaaaggcaagccacatggtaggagaaaatatttgcaacacataaaGCTGACAAGAGGTTCATATGCAGAATATACAAACGACACcttcaaataaataaagacaatctTTTAGAAAGCTAGATGAGAGTTGAACTTTACAAAAAAGTCTTTTCAAATGAGCAGTAAATACATGAAAAGGGACtcaactgcaatgagataccagtagacacctatcagaatggctaaaaaaaaagatggacaataGCTAAGTGTTGGCCAAGGGGTGGAACAGTTGGAATTCTCATGGGTTGCTGATATAAGTGTGAATTGAtaaaagaattttggaaaactgatACTCATTTAAATTCAACCTGCACATACCCTTATGACCACAAATTCCACCCAATTGAAATGAATGTAAATGTAGATATGACAACTCTAGTTAACAAAGAAtcaggccgggcctggtggctcacgcctgtaatcccagcactttgggtggccgaggcgggcagatcataaggtcaggagatcgacaccattctggctaacatggttaaaccccgtctctactaaaacaaaatattagccaggtgtggtggcatgcgcctgtaatcccagctactcgggaggctgaggctggagaatcacttgaaaccaggaggtagaggttgcagtgagccaagatcatgccactgcactccagcctgggtgacagagcgagactccatctcaaaaaaaaaaaaaaaggaatcaaccCTTTCTGTTCTCAAAGTTAATATATCCCTTGTTTTACATAgttaatgacttttttctttgtttttttttttttaaacatgtacaCTTTATTGAATGCCATGGTAGAAAAGTGTGTGAGGATAAAGGGCTGATACAGGACTTGGCTCCAGGGGCAGGGCGAGGAATGGAAGGTGGAGCACGTGGGATACAGGTTATGGGCAGAGCTCCTGGCCTGAATGATGTCTCCTGATCTATCAGTAGGCTTGGAAGATCAATACTGGGATGACGATGAGCAGAATGGTCATGAGGATGCCCAAAATCAGGGCCCAGATGTTCAGGCACTTGGCGGTGGAGGCATAGGCCTGGGCCCCAGTCAGGTTGCCAACCATCTTCCTGTCCCTAGACTTCACGGAGTAGGCGAATGCTATGAAGCCCAGGCAGCAGGGGTTCATGAAGAGGGTGTTGAACAGGGACCAGACGACGTGGTCGGGCACGGAGGTCTCACTGCGGATGTGGATCATGGTGGACGTCAGGGGAGCAGGGTTGTGGGGCGCCCCCAGTACAGCCACCTTGTGCTCCTCCTTGAGCATCTCATAGTTGTGGGGCTGGCCGCTGTTGACAGGAGAGAAGAAGGTTTGGACTGTGGTTCATGGTGTCCTGCGAAGGCCAGTGGTGGTCGGgttagtcttttttctttgtttttaaggcaAATTTTAATAATGTCTGTGTTGCTTCCAACTGTTGTGAAGTGTTCTCAAATCTATCAACCATTTTAGTAACTGGAATGTCGCAGGTAGCCTATATGCTATAGTGTCTGCACCAAATTGGAGCATGTAATgctaattctttgtgttttttgtttgtttgtttgtttgttgagacggagtttcactcttgttgcccaggctgaaatgtaatggtgcgatcttggctcactgcaacctctgcctcccaggttcaagcaattctcttgcctcagcttcccgagtagctgggattacaggcatgcgccaccacgcctggctaattttgtagagacagggtttctgcatgctggtcaggctggtctcgaactccctacctcaggtgatctgcccacctctgcctcccaaagtgctgggattgcaggcgtgagctgctgtgcctggccactttgtatcttttttcttcctcttctagtTATTTACTTCTAATGAATTGTGTTGCCCTGGACTATTTGGAAAAGAAGAGTTTGTAGGGCCAGGAGGAAGTATTAATGGATGAGGTCGGGAGGGgtataagaagaaaatgtataatgTAATGGGCATGCAAATATAAGCAAGAAAAGTCCTCGTAGGTCTCAGTCAcaggaaataaacattttgaattatTATATCATGACtgcataattatttcataaactgcatatttaaatttaattgaacTACTcttatttcaagttttaaattttggattcAAATATACCTACTGAGTTGAATTCTAAGTTACCAgcttgtacaaattattttgtcattcCATGTTGACATATCTGCCTCTTCCTCTgggaagaggcacagagaagctataaattatgtttattagaCTTACTGAGGCAAAGAAAGGGGTGGATTAGCCAGtagcctaaaaataaataaaattttaagctgGAAAAAATTTGACCATAATAATACCACAGATTCAGATCAATTGagtgtttacttttaaattttgaaaaggtAGTCATCTAAAtgtctaactttattttttaggtatAAATGGGTTGCGTGATAGTGAACTttaattttctaaacaaatttcttttttctcctcttcttcaagCATGGGGGGTAAAGTACCACCTGCTACTCAGAAAgctaaatcagaagaaaataccaaggtaagttttaatttcatttgtatgttttgtgATAAAGTACTATAAGGTTTCTTGGGGGTTGTTTTTAAGCTGCTGCTCTCCAATTATCACTCCTGATTTCCCCAAGATCACTTGGAAATAAGATCTTTTAAGACCTCTTTGTCTTTATAAACTTTGTAGACCGAATTCGCTGGATTCTGATTTAGAACTGAGAATTTAGGGTTGGATGTTCACTGTTTTAGAATGCATGACAATAAGTTACATGTATGGCCTGTAAGTGGTAAGTTGCGTGATGGTATGCATCCGTAGTCTTCATCATTGCCTTACAGTGTGTCATATACATTGTAAGTACTTTATTATTTGCAGAGTAAATGAAGAAGTATCCCAGTtcaggaatttaatttttttgctctACTACCTGAGTAATATTTCTGAATGTGAGTCATGGTGTTAGGTTGGCGTATTTGCTTAAAGGATGTGTAAGATTAGGAGAAGGCTACCGGTAGCTGAAGTTGAGAGACAGATGAAGGGGAAAATACATGTTTAAGAacgttttcttttgttttgtttgtttgttttttcttttttgagacaaagtctcactgtgtcccaggtccaagtgcagtggtacactctcggctcactgcaacatcagcctacttgggttcaagcgattctcctgtctcagcctcccgagtatctgggattataggtgcatgccacgatggccggctaatttttctatttttagtagaaatggggattttgccgtgttggccagactggtctggaactcctgacctcaagtaatccatctgcctcagcctcccaaagtgctgggactaaggtgtgagtcaccgcacctggccaagaatgctttcttcataattttttatttctctcttctgccttcatatctaaaaggcttttttttttttttttttttttttttgcaaattttctgaTTAGCTGTCTTAAATTGATAAGAAAATTAgctgttttattatttagaaaCTTAAACATTGATATCTATTTGGATCTTAAAGTAGAAGTTATGTCTATTaagaaggagaatgagaaaagGTAAGCAAAAGCCCAAAAAGtagttacctttttttaaaagagtcatTTATCAGAGTGGTATTTTCTGAGCCGTAGGTATTTTGCCATTTGGCAAATGCATATGAAGGCAAAATTATATTTAACCTATGTGTCAGCTGAAAATTTTTTGTAAGAAAAACATTCTAAATTAGAATTATGACTGGTCTTTTCAATATATTCTAGAACACCTAGACTTTGCACATTTTATAGggactcaacaaatattttgtaacAAGGTAGGTCTttggttctaatttttttttttttaatttttaatttttttggttgagacggagtctcgctcttatcgcccaggctggagtgcagtggcgcaatctcggctcattgcaagctccgcctcccgggttcatgccattctcctgcctcagcctcctgagtagctgggactacaggtgcccaccaccacacccagctaatttttttgtgtttttagtagagacggagtttcaccatgttagccaggagggtctccatctcctgaccttgtgatctgcctaccgcagcctcccaaagtgctgggattacaggcatgagccaccacgcccggccttggtTCTAATTTTTTAAGTAACAGGGAAGCAACCTAAAAAACTGGTTAATGATATATGGTTGAGTGAATAGATAAAGATAGGCTGATAATGGTATATAATTCATAAGATACACAGCATTGTTAAATGCAAAAGGCAAAGGATAGAGTTGTTTCTTATACAGAGAGACTATCCTAGAATGGGATATACAAGAAACCACACTGACTACTTATAGGATGGGAAAAAAATGTTGCTTTCTATAATGTCATGTGcacttttaaattctttgaattttcattgtttattattatagttCCTCAGGTTCTTATTTGCAGTTCCAAAACTCAAAAACCCTTGTAAAGATTTTTACTAAATTTGACAATAAAACATAATGTGAGTGGACATGAGGCTATTTATAATCTCTAAACTGTTCATTGTCAATGTTCAAACTTTATTTtgaacagtttttttgtttttgagacaaagtcgtgctctgtccccaggctggagtgcagtgtggcatgatcttggctcactgcaacctctgcctcccaggttcaagtgattgtcctgcctcagcctcccaagtggctgggattacaggcgtgcaccaccacgtctagctgatttgtatttttagtagagacggtttgaccatgttggccaggctggtcttgaactcctaacctcaaatgatccacccaacccagcctcccaaagtgctggaattccaggcatgaaccaccatgcctggccatatttgAACAGCTTATACATAGATTTGTAGAAATTAGTATAAATATTGGGTATGTTATTAAATACTGATACTGTTTgccttccctttgctaggaagaAAAACCTGATAGTAAGAAGGTGGAGGAAGACTTAAAGGCAGACGAACCATCAAGTGAGGAAAGTGATCTAGGTAAGGAGATGGTAGTTGGTTTGTATTTGAAAACTTATGATGTGAtcctttgttgatttttattaaGGTGACTTAAATCAGCACTgtgtaatagaaatataatggCACATATGAAACTTAGAATGTTCTAATAGTcacattttagaaagtaaaaggaaacattaaataaattcagATATTAATGTCATATTGGTTGAAATATTGACGTGtgtaatgaatattttttttgGCAAGGggggtgtttcttttttttttgagacggagtcttgctcttgtcacccaggctggtgtgcaatggcacaatctcggctcactgcaacctccgcctcccgggtttaagcagttctgcttcagcctcccgagtaactgggattacaggcacgtgctaccatgcccggctaatgtttgtaattttagtaaagacaggctttcaccatgtgtgccagggtggccttgaactcctcgtgatccacccacctcggcctcccacagtgctgggattgcaggtgtgagccactgtgcctggcctcaatatattgttaataaattattttcctttttttaataacATTCAAACTCCAAAGGGTATTGTACACAAGTGGTATCCCTCAATtcagattttacattttcactGATAATAAATCAGACTTCGTAATGTTTGTATTAGAAAAAGTTGGGTTACATATTAAAGTTGTTCTAAGCATACtttaaaagttatcttttttttttttttttttttttctgtttttgagatggagtctcactgcgtcgccgaggctggagtgcagtggcatgatctcaggtcactgcagcctccacctcccaggttcaatcaattctcatgcctcagccgccctaatagctgggactacaggcgtttgccaccaggcacggctgattttttttttttttttttttgtagagacggttttgccatgtcggtcaggctggtcttgaattcctgatctcaggtgatccacctgccttggcttcccaaagtgttgggattacagatgtgagccaccacgcccagccaaaagttTTCCCGTAACTGAATTGAGTACCAAAAAATAGTATTCGTTTAGTACTTACAACCATGTTGATAAAACTGGTTCATATTTAGAGGAATTGTTATCTGTGCTATgagtttggttggttttttgccACAAGTTGACAAAATTTCTTCATGAGTTTGAAAGTCCTTTGGGGTATAAGTATTCCCCAGTTTATCAATTGAGAAATCTCTTATATCACAGAACCTAAAGAAAAGTACTTGAAATGTTTCAaactttgaatctttttttttttttttggagacttgAGTCTTggtctgccacccaggctggagtgtggtggcataatttcggctcactgcaacccctccttcctgggttcaagcgattctcctgcctcagccttccgagtagctgggactataggtgtgtgccaccatgtctggctaatttttttgtgttttcaggagagacagggtttcaccatgttgggcaggctggtctcaaactcctgacctcagatgatctgcccaccttggcctcccagagttctgggattacaggcgtgagccaccacacctggcctgaatcaAATGATCTTTGATATCATTAGAGGTCTTATATTGTATTGGCAGTTGTTCGAATGCTAAATTGaagatgttttactttttataaaatgcctttttaGTCTTACTTTCTAGCAGTTTCTAAAACTACAATAAAGTTTTTAACCAAATCTCCACCCaaaagtgttttcctttttgtgtacAAATCAAACTTTGACCGTTAAACAAGCTTAGTTCCTgttaaaaattgattaaattttttttacccTGTTAAAGTGCATAAACTTTCAGCTATAATCTGAATGAATTCCAGAGATCCAGTATACAGCATGACTATAatactgtatacttgaaatttgttaGGAGACTAGATCTTCAGTGTtctaaccaaaaataaataaatatgtgagatGCATAGGTTATTAATATGATGGGGTGAGAATCATTTCATTATGTGGGGTGCAGTAAAGTGAAACACaacaaaatgaggtatgcctgagGCCaggcggtagctcacacctgtaatcccagcactttgggaggctgaggcgggtggaccacctgaggtcgggagttcgagaccagcctgaccaacatggagaaaccccgtctctactaaaaataaaaaaattagccaggcctggtggcacacatctgtaactaaatatatttttaaatctagcCTTGGTACTTGATGCTGCATTAGCAGTaagcctttattttaaaattaaaatttgtccatgctacttttttttttttttttttttgagacggagtctcgctctgttgcccaggctggagtgcagtggccggatctcagctcactgcaagctccgcctcccgggtttacgccattctcctgcctcagcctcctgagtagctgggactacaggcgcccgccaccttgcctggctagttttttttgtatttttttttagtagagacggggtttcaccgggttagccaggatggtctcgatcgcctgacctcgtgatctgcccatctcggcctcccaaagtgctgggattacaggcttgagccaccgcgcctggcctgctacttttaaaaatgaaagtaattagGGACCAGctacagtggctcgtgcctggaatcctagtgctttgggaggctgaggtgggagcatttcttggacaacatagtaagatcctgtgccccccaaaatattttaattttaaaaaggaaagtaatgaagataattatattaaaatattttgatttacattAAAGTATCACTGTAGCTTGTGTTACCTACATAAAGTGTTTTTGAAAAACGTATAGTACATCATTGTgtagaagaaaattatttgaactaaATCAGTTTGTTGATAATGACTAAATCGATGGTGTATTTATATACAAAGACTAAATCAGTGGTGTATTTATGTGTAATACTAGAAACTGCACGTGCCAACAACCCCCCTACAACCTGATGATAAATATCTTACATGATGTGAGAGTTAACGTACTTGTAGTCTTACCAAAGCAATGAAATGTTTAAtgggaacatattttaaaatgcatcaatatttaaatcaaaattaattaaaacgaAATATTCAATTAATTGTACTAGACATAGTACATCAGTTTTTAATAATCTTGGGAGTGGCTACTATATTGCACAGTGCAGGTATTATTGTCATTTTCTCAACTTTGGCAGAAATTGATAAAGAAGGTGTGATTGAACCAGACACTGATTCTCCTCAAGAAATGGGAGATGAAAATGCAGAGGTAAGTTCGGTGACTTGATTTCCTGCTTTCCTGCTTATTCTAAGAAACGTGAAAGGTCCTCTTGTTGCAATTATTTTACGACACGATTCTTCCAGGAAAAGTGCGTAGTAAATCTTTCTCAGGCATTTAGGCAAGCATTGTATTTTACTACTTAAAATACTTGTGAAAATAAATACTGTTACTttctgttttatctgttttttaagtTTGCCTCTGGTGTGACTGCTTGTTTGCACTGTAACGCAGAGTTCACTTAAAATACATGTCTACTAGAATTcacttaaaatacacatttactaGTGGAGTTGCTCTTAATGGAATATCTAATGCCAAATTGTATTCCAAAATGGTTTTGTCATAACGGGCCCTCAAGGGAGTAAAAATTGGTTCTTGGGAGGAGGGCTTGAAAAAAATTCTACGTATTATAATGGTTAGTGGTCCTCCAAAGACTCATAGAATATTAATATGTAGTGTATCTGTGGTATTAGAATTGGCGATGTGGAAATGAGGAAAAGATGTCTAAAAAGGCTCCTTGGTGTCTGATAAAACAGTTGAGAAACTCTAATATAGTAATAGCAGTTTTAAAAGATTGGTTTTTATCCTCAAAGCTTGATATTATCGAATTTCATCTTTGCCGGTATTGTGGGAAATGGTATCTTTTTTTGgcttttagtttgcattttcctggccagacacagtggctcacacctgtaatcccagcactttgagagactgagctGGGTGGgtatctgaggttaggagtttgagaccagcctggccaacatggtgaagccccgtctctactaataatacaaaaattagccgggcgtggtggtgcacgcctgtaatcccagctactcgggaggctgaggcaggagaatcacttgaacccaggaggcaaagattgcagtgagctgagatcgcacccctccactccagcctgggtgacagagcaaaactctgtatttaaaagaaaaaagaaaaaaattgcattttcctgattCGTACTGAGGCCAagcatatttaaatgtttattggccattcacCGGCATTTGCGAAGTCCTGTTTaaactctttttcctctttttgctgAATCTCTTTCTTACTACTTTGTATTTCGTTTCAATATTCTGGATGCTAATAATTTGTTGCTGGTGCTGCATATATTTTCTACTAGTTTGTGACTCATCTTTGCTCATCTTCATGTTGTTTCAAAAATAGCATCTTTTAATGCAg from Macaca thibetana thibetana isolate TM-01 chromosome 10, ASM2454274v1, whole genome shotgun sequence harbors:
- the LOC126963674 gene encoding interferon-induced transmembrane protein 3-like encodes the protein MLKEEHKVAVLGAPHNPAPLTSTMIHIRSETSVPDHVVWSLFNTLFMNPCCLGFIAFAYSVKSRDRKMVGNLTGAQAYASTAKCLNIWALILGILMTILLIVIPVLIFQAY